The following are encoded in a window of Paraburkholderia sp. HP33-1 genomic DNA:
- a CDS encoding ABC transporter permease subunit, with protein sequence MKPNRMLQLIALGIGFLFLYIPIVSLVVYSFNESQLVTVWTRFSTRWYVALLSDDELIASAWLSLRIGLLTAFASVIIGTWAGFVLARMGRFRGFTLYTGMINAPLVIPEVIQGISLLLLFIEMARWIGWPAERGIFTIWIGHVMLCISYVAIIVQSRVRELHPSLEEAALDLGATPLRVFFSVTLPLISQALVSGWLLSFTLSIDDLVLSAFLSGPGSTTLPLVVFSRVRLGLNPEMNALATLFIAVVTVGVVAANFFMQRAERKRAVMAV encoded by the coding sequence ATGAAGCCCAATCGCATGCTGCAGCTGATCGCTCTGGGCATCGGCTTTCTGTTTCTATATATCCCGATCGTCAGCCTCGTCGTGTATTCGTTCAACGAATCGCAACTTGTCACGGTGTGGACGCGCTTTTCGACGCGCTGGTATGTGGCGCTGTTGAGCGACGACGAACTCATTGCGTCCGCGTGGCTGTCGTTGCGCATTGGCTTGTTGACGGCGTTCGCGTCGGTCATCATCGGCACGTGGGCCGGTTTCGTGCTCGCGCGCATGGGGCGCTTTCGCGGCTTCACGCTGTACACAGGCATGATCAACGCGCCGCTGGTGATTCCCGAAGTCATTCAGGGTATCTCGCTCCTGCTGCTGTTCATCGAAATGGCGCGCTGGATCGGCTGGCCGGCCGAACGCGGCATCTTCACGATCTGGATCGGTCACGTGATGCTGTGTATTTCGTACGTCGCGATCATCGTGCAGTCGCGCGTGCGGGAGCTGCATCCGTCGCTCGAGGAAGCCGCGCTCGACCTCGGCGCGACACCGCTGCGCGTGTTCTTCTCCGTCACGTTGCCGCTGATTTCGCAGGCGCTGGTGTCGGGCTGGCTGCTGTCGTTCACGCTGTCGATCGACGACCTCGTGCTCTCAGCGTTCCTGTCGGGTCCTGGCTCGACGACCTTGCCGCTCGTCGTGTTCTCGCGCGTGCGCCTCGGCCTGAACCCGGAGATGAATGCGCTCGCGACGCTGTTCATCGCGGTCGTCACGGTTGGCGTCGTCGCGGCGAACTTCTTCATGCAGCGCGCGGAGCGCAAGCGGGCCGTGATGGCGGTTTGA
- a CDS encoding ABC transporter permease subunit — translation MKEALASFFAWPARRLKLSGHTAVVAGPFIWLLLFFLVPFLLVVKISFADSQLGIPPYTQLVKFAENALHITLDLSHYAFLLTDSLYFATYVNSVVVAAISTVLCLLIGYPMAYYIARSNPATRNLLMMAVMLPFWTSFLIRVYAWIGILKNNGLLNNFLMSIGLIHSPIELYHTNTAVYIGMVYSYLPFLVMPLYAHLVKMDLTLLEAAYDLGAKPWKAFWQITLPLSKNGIIAGCLLVFIPAVGEYVIPELLGGANTLMIGRVMWNEFFDNADWPMASAVTCAMVVLLLVPMALFQQAQAKALEEGRR, via the coding sequence ATGAAAGAAGCGCTTGCCTCGTTTTTCGCATGGCCGGCGCGGCGTCTGAAGCTCAGTGGCCATACCGCGGTGGTGGCGGGGCCGTTCATCTGGCTGCTGCTGTTTTTCCTCGTGCCGTTCCTGCTGGTCGTGAAGATCAGCTTTGCCGATTCTCAGCTCGGCATTCCGCCGTACACGCAGCTCGTCAAATTCGCGGAAAACGCGCTGCACATCACGCTCGATCTGTCGCACTACGCGTTTCTGCTGACCGACAGCCTGTACTTCGCGACCTATGTGAATTCGGTCGTGGTCGCGGCGATTTCGACCGTGCTGTGTCTGCTGATCGGCTATCCGATGGCTTATTACATCGCGCGCTCGAATCCGGCCACCCGCAATCTGCTGATGATGGCCGTGATGCTGCCGTTCTGGACGTCGTTCCTGATCCGCGTGTACGCATGGATCGGCATTCTGAAGAACAACGGATTGCTGAATAATTTCCTGATGTCGATCGGGCTGATCCATTCGCCGATCGAGCTGTATCACACGAATACGGCGGTCTATATCGGCATGGTCTATTCATACCTGCCGTTTCTCGTGATGCCGCTCTACGCGCATCTCGTGAAAATGGACCTGACCTTGCTGGAAGCCGCGTACGACCTCGGCGCGAAGCCGTGGAAGGCGTTCTGGCAGATCACGCTGCCGCTGTCGAAGAACGGCATCATCGCGGGCTGTCTGCTGGTGTTCATTCCGGCGGTCGGCGAGTACGTGATTCCCGAGCTGCTCGGCGGCGCGAACACGCTGATGATCGGCCGCGTGATGTGGAATGAGTTCTTCGACAACGCCGACTGGCCGATGGCGTCCGCCGTCACGTGCGCGATGGTGGTGTTGCTGCTGGTGCCGATGGCGCTGTTCCAGCAAGCGCAGGCGAAGGCATTGGAGGAGGGCCGCCGATGA
- a CDS encoding ABC transporter ATP-binding protein produces the protein MSSDQAGALAGTAVPSTGPNTVTGDAADQFIQIVDVVKKFGETVAVRGVNLTVRKGELFALLGSSGCGKSTLLRMMAGLETVTSGKILIDGEDLAQLPPYRRPVNMMFQSYALFPHMTVEANVAFGLKQEGVPKAELKDRVHNALELVQMGRFAKRKPHQLSGGQQQRAALARSLVKRPKLLLLDEPMSALDKQIRQRTQIELVNILDQVGVTCMMVTHDQEEAMTMADRLAVMSEGQIVQLGTPHEVYEYPNSRFSAEFIGSTNLFDGHTIEDEPDHVFIETSDLPCHLHVNHGITGPLGMPVTISVRPERIALTRKPPEGAHNWGKGVVTNIAYMGGYSLYHVKLDGGKTVIANVTSLALTEIEPPTWGDEVYVRWSASAGVVLTS, from the coding sequence ATGAGTAGTGACCAGGCTGGCGCGCTGGCCGGGACGGCCGTGCCGTCGACGGGCCCGAATACCGTTACAGGCGACGCAGCGGACCAGTTCATCCAGATCGTCGACGTCGTGAAGAAGTTCGGCGAGACCGTCGCGGTCAGAGGGGTCAACCTGACGGTCAGGAAGGGCGAGCTGTTCGCGCTGCTCGGCAGCTCGGGCTGCGGCAAGTCGACCTTGCTGCGCATGATGGCCGGGCTCGAAACCGTGACGTCGGGCAAGATCCTGATCGATGGCGAAGACCTCGCGCAACTGCCGCCGTATCGCCGGCCGGTCAACATGATGTTCCAGTCGTACGCGCTCTTTCCGCATATGACGGTCGAGGCGAACGTCGCGTTCGGCCTGAAGCAGGAAGGCGTGCCGAAGGCCGAGCTGAAAGACCGCGTGCACAATGCGCTCGAACTCGTGCAGATGGGCCGCTTCGCGAAGCGCAAGCCGCATCAGCTGTCGGGCGGGCAGCAGCAGCGCGCCGCGCTCGCGCGTTCGCTCGTCAAGCGGCCGAAGCTCCTGCTGCTCGACGAGCCGATGTCGGCGCTCGACAAGCAGATCCGCCAGCGCACGCAGATCGAGCTCGTCAACATTCTCGACCAGGTCGGCGTCACCTGCATGATGGTCACGCACGATCAGGAAGAAGCGATGACGATGGCCGACCGCCTCGCCGTGATGAGCGAAGGCCAGATCGTGCAGCTCGGCACGCCGCATGAGGTCTACGAGTATCCGAACAGCCGTTTCTCGGCGGAGTTCATCGGCTCGACCAATCTGTTCGACGGCCATACGATCGAGGACGAACCCGATCACGTGTTCATCGAAACGTCGGATCTGCCGTGCCATTTGCACGTCAATCACGGCATCACCGGTCCGCTCGGCATGCCGGTGACGATCTCGGTGCGGCCCGAACGCATCGCGCTCACGCGTAAGCCGCCTGAGGGCGCGCACAACTGGGGCAAGGGCGTCGTCACGAATATCGCGTACATGGGCGGCTATTCGCTGTATCACGTGAAGCTCGACGGCGGCAAGACCGTGATCGCGAACGTGACGAGCCTCGCGCTCACCGAGATCGAGCCGCCGACCTGGGGCGACGAGGTGTACGTGCGCTGGAGCGCATCGGCCGGCGTGGTGCTGACATCATGA
- a CDS encoding polyamine ABC transporter substrate-binding protein produces the protein MNKRIVGHAAALILCAAPWLTAAAKDTQLNVYNWSDYIAKDTISNFTKQTGVQVKYDNYDSDDTLQAKLLTGNSGYDIVVPTSNYAGKQIAAGIFEPLDKSKLPNLKYLDPSLMALVAGADPGNKYVVPWAYGTTGLGYNVNKVQQILGKNVPLDNWDILFKPENISKLKACGVSVLDAPDQMFAAALHYMGKDPMSTNPADYHAALEMLKKIRPYITQFNSSGYINDLVGGDVCFAYGWSGDVVIAKHRAIEAKKPYKIEYFVPKGGAPVWFDVMAIPKDAKHKEAALEWINYIETPQVHAAITNAVYYPSVNMEARKYVDKDVANDPAVYPSPETIKTLFLLKPLPQEIQRLQTRLWTEYKSGR, from the coding sequence ATGAACAAACGGATAGTGGGGCATGCGGCGGCGCTGATCTTGTGCGCGGCGCCGTGGTTGACGGCCGCTGCGAAGGATACGCAGCTCAACGTTTATAACTGGTCCGACTACATCGCGAAGGACACGATCTCGAACTTCACGAAACAGACCGGCGTCCAGGTCAAGTACGACAACTACGACAGCGACGACACCCTGCAGGCCAAGCTGCTCACCGGCAACTCGGGCTACGACATCGTCGTGCCGACCAGCAACTATGCGGGCAAGCAGATCGCCGCGGGTATCTTCGAGCCGCTCGACAAATCGAAGCTGCCGAACCTGAAGTACCTCGACCCGTCGCTGATGGCGCTCGTCGCCGGTGCCGATCCGGGCAACAAGTACGTGGTGCCCTGGGCCTACGGCACCACCGGCCTCGGCTACAACGTGAACAAGGTCCAGCAGATCCTCGGCAAGAACGTGCCGCTCGATAACTGGGACATCCTGTTCAAGCCGGAAAACATCTCGAAGCTAAAGGCCTGCGGCGTGTCGGTGCTCGACGCGCCGGACCAGATGTTCGCGGCCGCGCTGCACTACATGGGCAAGGACCCGATGAGCACGAACCCGGCCGACTACCACGCCGCGCTCGAGATGCTCAAGAAGATCCGCCCGTACATCACGCAGTTCAACTCGTCGGGCTATATCAACGACCTCGTCGGCGGCGACGTCTGCTTCGCATACGGCTGGTCGGGCGACGTCGTGATCGCCAAGCATCGCGCGATCGAGGCGAAGAAGCCGTACAAGATCGAGTACTTCGTGCCGAAGGGCGGCGCGCCGGTATGGTTCGACGTGATGGCGATTCCGAAGGACGCGAAGCACAAGGAAGCCGCGCTCGAGTGGATCAACTACATCGAGACGCCGCAGGTGCACGCCGCGATCACCAACGCCGTGTACTACCCGAGCGTCAATATGGAAGCACGCAAGTACGTGGACAAGGATGTCGCGAACGATCCGGCCGTGTACCCGTCACCAGAAACGATCAAGACGCTGTTCCTGTTGAAGCCGCTGCCGCAGGAAATCCAGCGGCTGCAAACGCGGCTGTGGACTGAGTACAAGTCCGGCCGCTAA